In Peromyscus eremicus chromosome 2, PerEre_H2_v1, whole genome shotgun sequence, a single genomic region encodes these proteins:
- the Epha8 gene encoding ephrin type-A receptor 8: protein MAPARARLSPALWVVTAAAAATCVSAGRGEVNLLDTSTIHGDWGWLTYPAHGWDSINEVDESFRPIHTYQVCNVMSPNQNNWLRTSWVPRDGARRVYAEIKFTLRDCNSIPGVLGTCKETFNLHYLESDRDLGASTQESQFLKIDTIAADESFTGADLGVRRLKLNTEVRGVGPLSKRGFYLAFQDIGACLAILSLRIYYKKCPAMVRNLAAFSEAVTGADSSSLVEVRGQCVRHSEERDTPKMYCSAEGEWLVPIGKCVCSAGYEERRDACMACELGFYKSAPGDQLCARCPPHSHSATPAAQTCRCDLSYYRAALDPPSAACTRPPSAPVNLISSVNGTSVTLEWAPPLDPGGRSDITYNAVCRRCPWALSHCEACGSGTRFVPQQTSLAQASLLVANLLAHMNYSFWIEAVNGVSNLSPEPRSAAVVNITTNQAAPSQVVVIRQERTGQTSVSLLWQEPEQPNGIILEYEIKYYEKDKEMQSYSTLKAVTTQATVSGLKPGTRYVFQVRARTSAGCGRFSQAMEVETGKPRPRYDTRTIVWICLTLITGLVVLLLLLICKKRHCGYSKAFQDSDEEKMHYQNGQAPPPVFLPLNHPPGKFPEPQFGAEPHTYEEPGRAGRSFTREIEASRIHIEKIIGSGESGEVCYGRLQVPGQRDLPVAIKALKAGYTERQRQDFLSEAAIMGQFDHPNIIRLEGVVTRGRLAMIVTEYMENGSLDAFLRTHDGQFTIVQLVGMLRGVGAGMRYLSDLGYIHRDLAARNVLVDGHLVCKVSDFGLSRALEDDPEAAYTTAGGKIPIRWTAPEAIAFRTFSSASDVWSFGVVMWEVLAYGERPYWNMTNQDVISSVEEGYRLPAPMGCPRALHQLMLDCWHKDRAQRPRFSHVVSVLDALIHSPENLRATATVSRCPPPAFSRSCFDLRGGGSGNGDLTVGDWLDSIRMGRYRDHFAAGGYSSLGMVLRMNAQDVRALGITLMGHQKKILGSIQTMRAQLSSTQGPRRHL from the exons TGGGACTCCATCAATGAAGTGGACGAGTCCTTCCGgcccatacatacataccaagTGTGCAACGTCATGAGCCCCAATCAGAACAACTGGCTGCGCACAAGCTGGGTGCCCCGCGATGGCGCCCGGCGTGTCTACGCTGAGATCAAGTTCACGCTGCGTGACTGCAACAGCATTCCCGGCGTACTGGGCACCTGCAAGGAGACCTTCAACCTTCACTACCTGGAGTCTGACCGGGACCTGGGCGCCAGCACGCAGGAGAGCCAGTTCCTCAAGATTGACACCATCGCTGCTGACGAGAGCTTCACGGGAGCTGACCTGGGCGTGCGGAGGCTCAAGCTGAACACGGAGGTGCGTGGCGTGGGCCCACTCAGCAAGCGTGGCTTCTACTTGGCCTTCCAGGACATAGGCGCCTGCCTCGCCATCCTCTCGCTCCGCATCTACTACAAGAAGTGCCCCGCCATGGTACGCAACCTGGCGGCCTTCTCGGAGGCGGTGACCGGGGCCGACTCGTCCTCGCTGGTAGAGGTGCGAGGCCAGTGTGTGCGGCACTCGGAGGAGCGTGACACACCCAAGATGTACTGCAGTGCCGAGGGCGAGTGGCTGGTACCCATCGGCAAGTGCGTGTGCAGTGCTGGCTACGAGGAGCGGCGAGATGCCTGTATGG CCTGTGAGCTGGGCTTCTACAAGTCAGCCCCCGGGGACCAGCTGTGTGCCCGATGCCCACCCCACAGCCACTCAGCGACCCCTGCAGCCCAGACCTGCCGTTGTGACCTCAGCTACTACCGTGCGGCCTTGGACCCACCATCAGCAGCCTGCACCC GGCCACCCTCAGCACCAGTCAACCTGATCTCCAGTGTGAATGGAACATCTGTGACCTTGGAGTGGGCCCCTCCCCTGGACCCAGGCGGCCGCAGTGACATCACCTACAATGCAGTATGCCGGCGCTGCCCCTGGGCCCTGAGCCACTGTGAGGCTTGTGGGAGCGGAACCCGCTTTGTGCCGCAGCAGACAAGCCTGGCACAGGCCAGCCTGCTGGTGGCCAACCTGCTGGCCCACATGAACTACTCCTTCTGGATCGAGGCCGTCAACGGTGTGTCCAACCTGAGCCCCGAGCCCCGCAGTGCCGCTGTGGTCAACATCACCACGAACCAGGCAG CCCCGTCCCAGGTGGTGGTGATCCGGCAGGAGCGGACGGGGCAGACCAGCGTGTCGCTGCTGTGGCAGGAGCCAGAGCAGCCCAACGGCATCATCCTGGAGTACGAGATCAAGTACTACGAGAAG GATAAGGAGATGCAAAGCTACTCTACCCTCAAGGCTGTTACCACCCAGGCTACCGTGTCGGGACTCAAACCAGGCACTCGCTACGTGTTCCAGGTCCGAGCCCGAACCTCAGCAGGCTGTGGCCGCTTCAGCCAGGCCATGGAGGTGGAGACGGGGAAACCCC GGCCCCGCTATGACACTCGGACCATCGTCTGGATCTGCCTGACACTCATCACGGGTCTGGTGGTGCTCCTCTTACTTCTAATCTGCAAGAAGAG GCACTGTGGCTACAGCAAGGCTTTCCAGGACTCGGATGAAGAGAAGATGCATTATCAGAATGGGCAGG CACCCCCACCTGTCTTCTTGCCCTTGAATCACCCCCCGGGGAAGTTCCCAGAACCCCAGTTCGGTGCAGAGCCCCACACCTATGAGGAGCCAGGACGGGCAGGCCGCAGCTTCACCCGAGAGATCGAGGCATCCAGGATCCATATTGAGAAGATCATAGGCTCGG GGGAGTCGGGAGAGGTATGTTATGGGCGGCTGCAGGTGCCAGGCCAGCGGGACCTGCCTGTGGCCATCAAGGCCCTCAAAgctggctacacagagagacaacGACAAGACTTCTTGAGCGAGGCAGCCATCATGGGCCAGTTTGACCACCCTAACATCATCCGCCTTGAGGGTGTTGTCACCCGTG GCCGCCTGGCAATGATCGTGACTGAGTACATGGAGAATGGCTCTCTGGATGCCTTCCTCAGG ACCCACGATGGGCAGTTCACCATTGTGCAGCTGGTGGGCATGCTCAGAGGGGTGGGCGCTGGCATGCGCTACCTCTCAGACCTGGGCTACATCCACCGTGACCTGGCCGCCCGCAATGTCCTGGTCGATGGCCATCTGGTGTGTAAGGTGTCAGACTTTGGACTCTCGAGGGCTCTGGAGGACGACCCCGAAGCTGCCTACACCACTGCG GGAGGGAAGATTCCTATTCGATGGACAGCGCCCGAGGCCATTGCCTTCCGCACTTTCTCCTCAGCCAGTGATGTGTGGAGCTTCGGTGTGGTCATGTGGGAGGTGCTGGCCTATGGCGAACGGCCCTACTGGAACATGACCAACCAGGAT GTCATCAGCTCAGTGGAGGAGGGGTATAGACTGCCAGCACCCATGGGCTGCCCGCGGGCGCTGCACCAGCTCATGCTGGACTGCTGGCACAAGGACCGTGCCCAGCGGCCTCGCTTCTCCCACGTCGTGAGCGTTCTCGATGCCTTGATCCACAGCCCCGAGAACCTTAGGGCCACAGCCACAGTCAGCAG GTGCCCACCCCCTGCCTTTTCCAGGAGCTGCTTTGACCTCCGAGGGGGTGGAAGTGGCAATGGGGACCTCACTGTAGGCGATTGGTTGGACTCCATCCGAATGGGCCGGTACCGGGACCACTTTGCAGCCGGCGGGTACTCCTCTCTTGGCATGGTGCTTCGCATGAATGCTCA GGATGTGCGTGCTCTTGGCATCACCCTCATGGGCCACCAGAAGAAGATCCTTGGAAGCATCCAGACCATGAGGGCCCAGCTGAGCAGCACTCAGGGGCCTCGCCGGCACCTCTGA